The DNA sequence TGTCTCTGGTGCCGCGGGGTCGCTCCCGGTGCCGAGGGGGCCCCGGGGGGCAGGATCGAGGTTCCTGGTGGGGCAGGTCACAGAAGTCATGTCCCCCCAGGTACTTCTGCCAGCTGGTGGACGGCCTGGAGTACCTGCACAGCCAGGGCATTGTGCACAAGGACATCAAGCCAGGCAACCTGCTGCTCACCACGGGCGGCACCCTCAAGATCTCCGACCTGGGTGTGGCCGAGGTTGGTGCGCCTCCCTTAGCGCcccggggggcgggagggggcgctCCCGCGGGGGCTGCTCCCTGAGGTCCACCTGGCGATGCTGCAGGCCCTGCACCCCTTTGCCGAGGACGACACGTGCCGGACGAGCCAGGGCTCCCCAGCGTTCCAGCCCCCCGAGATCGCCAACGGCCTGGACACCTTCTCTGGCTTTAAGGTGGACATCTGGTCGGCTGGGGTTACTCTGTAAGTGCCCGTGGGCCTCGGTCCCCCTGCTTCACCCCCGCCAGGGGCCCCTCCTGTGCCCGCCAAGGTCTCAGGCCTGTTTGGGCTTCAGGCCTCTAGAACCGCCCCTCCTAGTGTGTCCCCCAGACACCGTTCCCGGGCTGTGCCGGGTGGCCAGAGTGCCAGAGAAACCATGGTGCCAAGATGAGAAGCCCCCTGTGGGTAGGAGCAGAGGGGGCCGCTCCCCGCCTTGTGGGGTCCTCGGGATTAGCCGTGTGGGGGTGCACACGGCCGCGCCTTCCTCCTCGGTCGTGAGGGCTCGTACTGGTACGTTTGCCCCGGTTCACACCCCAGGGCCACTGCTGTTGTCTCGAAGCAAGTGTTTCTGTCCCGACTCTACGCCGTCACCCCGGAGGAGTCTCAGACCGTGTCCCCCAGTTCTGCTCGTCCGTCCCTCGGGGCACATCCCCGAGCACTTCTGCGTGAGCAGCGGTCAGCGTGGTGCCTGCCACAGAGGGCAGGCCCTAACTTTCCAGAACCTTCCCTCCTGCTTCTTGCAGGGCGGCTGCCGGCCGACATGGGTGTCTCATTtcgttttatttttgttttttaagtatttatctgtttttgagggagtgagagcagaggggcagagggagagagagagagagagagagagggaaagagcgagtcccaagcaggccccgcgctgtcagtgcaaagcctgacgcggCGCTCAGTCCcccgaaccgtgagaccacgacctgagccacaatcaggaGTGGGACCtttaaacgactgagccccccgggctcCCCTGGTTCgttttattttgttgagagaTCTCTCCTGCGCTGTCAGAGCCACCCTTTTAAGGGGTCCAGTGCAGTGGTTTCTGGTGTTTTCAGAGTGGTATTCCAGAGCATTCCCGTCACCCAGTGTGAGGCCCTGCAGGTGAGGGTGGTTTAAGGCTCCTGTGCCAGGCTGGTCCCAGGCTGGGGCTGCAGGAGAGGCCCCAACTGACCgggcctctctccttccccttggGGGCGAAGCTATAACATCACGACAGGCCTGTACCCATTCGAGGGGGACAACATCTACAAGCTGTTTGAGAACATCGGGAAGGGAGACTACACGATCCCGGGTGCCTGCGGCCCCCCGCTCTCGGACTTGCTGAGAGGTGAGGCCCTCGGGACGGCACCTGTGGGGCTGGAGGCGTCGGGAACGGGCTGCCAGCGGGTGTTGGGGGTCCTGGGGGCTTTCTACAGACCACTGGCCTCTGGAGAGCTGGGTTTCATCTCTGCAGCCGCACGCCCCACGTGCCCAGCCTGTCCCCACCCACCCAAGGAATGGGCCCAGTTAGTGGAGAGTGGCTGGCAGGATCAGCTCtggaggctgaggctgaggctgggaggggcaTTGCTGACTTCCTTGGGCCCTACTGCCTGCTTGGGGCCTTGGTTCCACCCTCttctggccccctcccccccccccccccccccccccccccgctggttTCTTCCTGCTGCGTGTCCCAGGCCGTGCAGCAGGGGGCGCTGTGCATCTGCCGCAGGGCCCTGGCCAGGGTgacccctcccctccgccccgcAAGGGTCGGGGCTGCCACAGCTGGCCTCCTGGGGTTCCTGGATGTTTGTTTTCAGGGCCCGGTGGGTGATGATCTGGCTCATCCAGAGCACCCCCTCAGGTGTGAGTGGTACCTAAGAGTTGTCACCAAGGTAGCGCCTTGGGGTCTGTCTCTGCCTGTAGTCCTTAGGCGTGTAACTGACTCTACGCTCGGCTCGCGTTGGGTGTTCAGTTTCTAGACCTCCCGTGACTTCAGTTGAAGGAGCAGGTTCACGTTACCTCACGTGCTCTTGAGAGTTTCCCGATAACTGAGGCAGGCCGGCGCTTACGTTTACGTTAAGATGAAACGAGGCTGGGGCTGCAGCGGCCGAACTCCAAGCGCTGGGCAGCCTGCGCGGCGCCCCCTCCCTCTGGGGCCCTGCCCGGACAGCCACCCCAGGACCCGCGAAGGCGAAGGCGAAGGCGGCTGAGCACGCAGCCCAGGGTGTTCTGGGAACGGGGGAGGCAGCTCTGCCCTGTTCCCGGTACGCGCTGTGGCCCAGCCCGCCGGCTGCTTGGACCTggccttctccccccaccccaccccccgcccccagttctCCCTGGAAGCTCCTGGGCACTCTGGAGGAGGGTTGTGATGTCCACCCTCCTTGTCCTCGAGTGCGCCCAGAGCATGGCCCTCtcgcctcccctcaccccccacgaGGGCTTTCTTCTCCACCGAAGGTCATTTCAGACACGGCTGAGGTGGCAGACGGCGCACTTTCTCTTGACAGGCAGCGGCTGGTTGGCGGTTTTTCTAAAGGAAGCTTCCTTTGCTAGGTCCGTTACTGCCCTTACTTGTATCAGCGCTTGAAACAGCCCCCATCGGGGAGCTTAGGTAGATGGCAGAGGGCATCAGTAGTCCGGTCCCTCACCTCCAAGGCATCTGCCCTAAGGCCGAGGTGGCCCCGGGGCTCATGGTCTGCAGATGCCCCTGCACTTCAGCCAGGCCTGGAGAGTACCATCCGGGCCCTGAGGCCTGGGGTCCAACCAGCTCTCCAGATCGAATCGCCGTGCGGTTTGGAGAACAAAGTTGTCCTCCGGGTGTGGGACGTGCCGAGCTCTCAGagctgttcccccccccccaccaccaccatgtgGAAGCTGCGggctctggggtgggacctgCCCCCCAGCGCCAGACCCTTGTGCGAACATCCACAGCGCGTCGCCCTCTTGGCCTCCGTTCTCTCCGGCTGCCGTCTCGGGGACCGTCCATCTGGTCCTGGCTAGCAATGCCGACCGCTAGCGTCCCCTGCCTTTTGCCGGCCAGGGGCCAGCAGAGAGTGGGCCTGTGTGTTTGACTTCCCTGAGCACACGGACAGGTCCTGCGTCGCTGCGGCGGGCCTGCCCTGCTCCCCGGCGGCTCTGGTGTCCACCTTCCTGCCGGCAGCCTCGTGGGGCCCGGGGCTGTGCGCACCCAGTGTTTGCAGTTACGGACTCTGCGTGTTTGCCCCGTTGCCCGGGCCGGCCCTACTGGTGGAGGCCAGGCCTGTGGGGGGTTGGCCGGTGGGGGGAGTGCCTGGAGCACCGAGCTGGGGCTCCCTTCGCACATGCCTGCACCCCTTCTCCTGGGGGTGTCCTCTGGGCACAGGCTGAcacgggctggggctggggccacaTCCCCAGCACTGACTCCCCACGCCCTGCTGGTCTGTCAGGGATGCTGGAATACGAGCCAGCCAGGAGGTTCTCCATACAGCAGATCAGACAACACAGGTGAGTGTCCCGTGCGGGGCCAGccgtggtggtgggggtgggtctGGGGGCACGGGGGGGTACGCGTGGTGGGAGTGAGTCGGGGGTTGGGGTGCAGGGGCTGTGCACggtgagagagagttgggggtgCACGTGGTGGGAGTGAGCGGGGGGCAGGGTTGGGTTATCTGGCTGCTCTCTTCCCCCGGCTTTTAGGCTGGGCCTGAGGTCGGGAGGTGCCCCGTGTTGAGGGCGGGGGAGCCCCTGCACTGTCCTGACCTGTGACTTCCACAGCTGGTTCCGGAAGAAGCACCCGCCATCAGAGGAGCCCGTGCCCATCCCGCCAAGCTCGGACTGCAAGGACCGCTGGCGAGGCATGACAGTGGTGCCCTACCTGGAGGACCTGCATGGCTGTGCGGATGACAATGGGGACGAGGATCTGTTCGATATCGAGGACGACATCATCTACACTCAGGACTTCACGGTGCCCGGTGAGTGCGGCCGCTTCGCGGCCtggcccaggggcccctgcccgCGGTAGCAGGGATCACATCCCCGGAGGGGACCCTCCTGTGTTCTGGGGAGTGCAGACCGCGTCCCGCCGGGCGGTGAGAGATGGGGGAAAGCCCCTCCGACGGCCCGAGAGGGTCCAGTGGCCCTCCTGGTGCCCGGCCGCCAGCCCTGATGCGTGTCGCCTTGCTTCCCCAGGTGGCGAGGAGGCGTCTGAGGCAGGGCTTAGAGAGGAGAGAGGCACGCAGAGGAGCCAGTGTTCAGACCTTTCTGGAGAGGAAGCTGAGGCCGGGGGCGTAGAGCAGCTCGGGGCGTAGTGTAGCGCTGCTCCCCGCTCCAGTGCCGTAGAGGCCAGGCCTCGgcgcccctgcctccctccttaaGCCTGCGCAGCTGCCCGAgcgccccccccagcccctccccaacccccttccACAGTGCTCACAGCTCTGTTGTGTCCTGGGGCCAGCCTGTCGGCTCCTGTCATAAAGGTTTGCCACGCTGTGCGTGTGGGGGTGATGCCGGTCTCCCTTTGTGCTGGCTCGTTTGCCAGGAGTGAGGATTCTGTTGTAGAAAGAATTGGCGTGTGGAGGTGGCCTGTGTGGTGGGTGGGCCCCCGGGAGACCCCACTGGGCAGTAACGCCGTGGGCCCAGCGCCGCTTTCCTGCCAGAGCCGGGGTGGGGGTCATGGGTCCCACTCCTGCGGGGGGCGTGCTTGGGGTTTCTGTGACAGCCCATCGTGGCCGGCCGCAGGGTCATCTCAGAGCCGGCGCCTGCTGGACCCTGAGTTTCTGTGGCTTTGGCTCAGCCGTTTCCCTACCGGGTCCTGGGCTCCAGGAGTCCCGGGAGGTGATGTGTATGGAGTCCTAGCTCTGGGAGCCCTGGCCTTCAGAGCTTCTGTTTCCCGGGGAGAGTGAGAACAAGGCGTCCTGCCTCTCAGGGTCGCTGGGGTGTTGTGTCAGGAACTCGTGAGGGGCCCTCGCTGGCAGACTGCTGTCCCAGGAAGGCCGAGTGAGGACCCTGCCCAATCCCCAGAACCTCGCCAGACTATACTGACCGTGTATGTTGGCTCCCGTGTGCCCTTTGGCCCGTGTGAGAGGCCAGGGGCTGCCTTTgacggggaggggagggcgcACCCGAGGGCAGCTCTCCAGGCTTGGAGCCACATGCCTGGCCGGGCGATGCCGTCCGTGTCGGAAGTAGCACAGTCCTGCTTCAGGACCAGTGGGGTTTTCTCTGACCTCCTGTGGGTCAGCGGTGGGCTGTGCTGGGGCCAAGATCCCTCCTCGCTTCAGTCCCGGTGGGGTGCTTCCGCTCAGAGGCTCTCAGCTGCTTGGCCTCGCTCTCCCCGGACTGCCCCACTGTGGAGGTCTGCCGCCCACCCTGACAGCTGGGTGCCGGGCCTCGGGCTGGGGTGCAGTGGGTGCTTGCCGGCCGTGCCCCAgtcccttgagggcagggaggcCGGGTCCTGTGCCGCCTCAGCCACAGCTGCTGTGCCGCTGGCTGGGCTCCAGGTGGTCTGTGCAGAGctgcccccgcaccccccccccacggccCCTCCTCCATCAGAGCAGGGTTCCTGGCCCCCCCAAGGGCTTTCCTCAGCAGGAGCCTGTCAGTAGTGAGGCGCTCTGACCTAAGATGCCATGTTCCAGAAGCTGCTGTCAGGCAGTGGGACTCTTGGCCCagagggggctctgtgctggggaagAGGTCGGCTGGCCGCAGCCGTGGGCAGCTTTCCACCTGTGTCGCAGGAGGGCGGACTCTGGGCAGCAGGCCGATTCTCCATGTGCACCGAATGAGCCACTTGGGCCCTGGCAGGTTGGCCAGCTCCTATGtgctttccccctcccccgcccccacagtTCAGGCAGGCAGCCCCAGGCCCATGGCTCCCCGGAGGCCAGCAAGGGCTGGTGCCACCCAGTTGAGAGTAGGGACCGGCCGGCCCTGGGCCCTGATCTCTTCATCCCGTGCCGGGCACGGGGAGTCGAGGCTGGCGTTCGTGGGAGAGATGCCTGTCGCACACCTGGCCTGAGCCCAGCCCCTCCCAAGCCCCGAGGGCCCAGCCTGCTGTGGCCTCTGCATGGGGCGAACGGGCCGAGCCCAGGGCCCTAGGCCCCAGGTCCCCGGTCCCTTCCCCGTGTGCTGGGGTGGATGGTGAGCACTCAGCCCACCTGGTGCAGACACCCGGCTCAAACCTGAGCAGGCAGGTGAGCGTGGGCTGGGCCCCCACCTCGGTGGGCTCCCTCTAGCCGGATGAGGGGCCCTGCGGGAGGGGCCGGGGCGGGACAGGCGGGGCAGGCGGTGGAGGAAtcgggtggggcagagaggaccTAAGCCCAGGCAGGCGGAGACCTAGCCTGAGGGCTGGGGGGCCCTGGGGGTGTTGGTCTTGGGCCCCCATCAGCCCACACTCGCCTTCTCCCTCCTAGGACAGGTCCCAGAAGAGGAGGCTAGTCAGAACGGGCAGAGCCGGGGCCCGCCCAAAGTCGTGTGCGTGAACGGCACGGAGTCGGCGCAGCTGAGCGCCAAGTCGA is a window from the Leopardus geoffroyi isolate Oge1 chromosome A2, O.geoffroyi_Oge1_pat1.0, whole genome shotgun sequence genome containing:
- the STK11 gene encoding serine/threonine-protein kinase STK11 isoform X4 translates to MDVADPQQLGMFTEGELMSVGMDTFIHRIDSTEVIYQPRRKRAKLIGKYLMGDLLGEGSYGKVKEVLDSETLCRRAVKILKKKKLRRIPNGEANVKKEIQLLRRLRHKNVIQLVDVLYNEEKQKMYMVMEYCVCGMQEMLDSVPEKRFPVCQAHGYFCQLVDGLEYLHSQGIVHKDIKPGNLLLTTGGTLKISDLGVAEALHPFAEDDTCRTSQGSPAFQPPEIANGLDTFSGFKVDIWSAGVTLYNITTGLYPFEGDNIYKLFENIGKGDYTIPGACGPPLSDLLRGMLEYEPARRFSIQQIRQHSWFRKKHPPSEEPVPIPPSSDCKDRWRGMTVVPYLEDLHGCADDNGDEDLFDIEDDIIYTQDFTVPGQVPEEEASQNGQSRGPPKVVCVNGTESAQLSAKSKVERRASAASNPTRKACSASSKIRRLSACKQQ
- the STK11 gene encoding serine/threonine-protein kinase STK11 isoform X3; translated protein: MCACAVDAPGGACACAVGTVVCGHTRVWWAPGWFQFGGLCGRRCPGQAGAAFCVDVFSVLAGTARTWSGTVGSAAGPRPPEGPPTAPPVPASCEGPSPVQTPEREIQLLRRLRHKNVIQLVDVLYNEEKQKMYMVMEYCVCGMQEMLDSVPEKRFPVCQAHGYFCQLVDGLEYLHSQGIVHKDIKPGNLLLTTGGTLKISDLGVAEALHPFAEDDTCRTSQGSPAFQPPEIANGLDTFSGFKVDIWSAGVTLYNITTGLYPFEGDNIYKLFENIGKGDYTIPGACGPPLSDLLRGMLEYEPARRFSIQQIRQHSWFRKKHPPSEEPVPIPPSSDCKDRWRGMTVVPYLEDLHGCADDNGDEDLFDIEDDIIYTQDFTVPGQVPEEEASQNGQSRGPPKVVCVNGTESAQLSAKSKVERRASAASNPTRKACSASSKIRRLSACKQQ
- the STK11 gene encoding serine/threonine-protein kinase STK11 isoform X1, whose translation is MCACAVDAPGGACACAVGTVVCGHTRVWWAPGWFQFGGLCGRRCPGQAGAAFCVDVFSVLAGTARTWSGTVGSAAGPRPPEGPPTAPPVPASCEGPSPVQTPEREIQLLRRLRHKNVIQLVDVLYNEEKQKMYMVMEYCVCGMQEMLDSVPEKRFPVCQAHGYFCQLVDGLEYLHSQGIVHKDIKPGNLLLTTGGTLKISDLGVAEALHPFAEDDTCRTSQGSPAFQPPEIANGLDTFSGFKVDIWSAGVTLYNITTGLYPFEGDNIYKLFENIGKGDYTIPGACGPPLSDLLRGMLEYEPARRFSIQQIRQHSWFRKKHPPSEEPVPIPPSSDCKDRWRGMTVVPYLEDLHGCADDNGDEDLFDIEDDIIYTQDFTVPGGEEASEAGLREERGQVPEEEASQNGQSRGPPKVVCVNGTESAQLSAKSKVERRASAASNPTRKACSASSKIRRLSACKQQ
- the STK11 gene encoding serine/threonine-protein kinase STK11 isoform X2 produces the protein MDVADPQQLGMFTEGELMSVGMDTFIHRIDSTEVIYQPRRKRAKLIGKYLMGDLLGEGSYGKVKEVLDSETLCRRAVKILKKKKLRRIPNGEANVKKEIQLLRRLRHKNVIQLVDVLYNEEKQKMYMVMEYCVCGMQEMLDSVPEKRFPVCQAHGYFCQLVDGLEYLHSQGIVHKDIKPGNLLLTTGGTLKISDLGVAEALHPFAEDDTCRTSQGSPAFQPPEIANGLDTFSGFKVDIWSAGVTLYNITTGLYPFEGDNIYKLFENIGKGDYTIPGACGPPLSDLLRGMLEYEPARRFSIQQIRQHSWFRKKHPPSEEPVPIPPSSDCKDRWRGMTVVPYLEDLHGCADDNGDEDLFDIEDDIIYTQDFTVPGGEEASEAGLREERGQVPEEEASQNGQSRGPPKVVCVNGTESAQLSAKSKVERRASAASNPTRKACSASSKIRRLSACKQQ